The DNA sequence CTCGGCGAAGAAGATCCGCTCGGCGGTCACCGACACCGGCCGCGAGGTCGTGTTCGACACCGAGAACAAGGCGGGCGTCTCGAACCTGCTGACGATCTTCTCGGCGCTCACCGAGCGCACGATCCCCGACCTCGAAGCTGCCTACGAAGGCAAGGGTTACGGCGACCTGAAGAAGGACCTCGGCGAGGTCTTCGTCGAATGGGTCACGCCCATCCAAGAGCGGGTCAAGTCCTATTTGGACGATGTGGCCGAGCTGGACAAGGTCCTCGCCGCGGGCGCCGAACGCGCGCGCGAGGTCGCGTCGAAGACGCTGGCCAAGACGTACCAGCGGATCGGGTTCCTGCCGCCGGTGCGATAGCCGCCGGCTCGCCACCCGAAGGACGGTTCGAGTCGCCGGTCTCCGGAGTCGATGATGCGCTGCCCGGGTCCGGCCAGGCATGGCGATTCAGCGTCGCCCTCCGAGGGGCACGTCGGAGATCGAATCGGCGGCCGACCTCACCGACGAAGGCTCCGCGCGTACGACGCCGTGATCGAGTTCCGCGCCGAGCGGCAGGGCGCGCAAGCCCGCCGGTGATCAAGATCGGACCTACCAGGCCCTTCTCGCCTCCCTCACGTGGACCGCTCGCGTTGCGGGAGTCACCGGGCGTGGTTAGCGTTTCACGGTGGCGAACGAAACAGTGGCGACCAAAGAAGAGAAGGAAAAGCTCCTGCCGCGGCTGCGGCGGAAGTACCCCTGGCTCGATCACCTGATCCGGGCGAACGAGGCCTTCACCGAGCGGTACGGCAACCACTACGCGGCCGCCATCACCTACTTCAGCGTCCTGTCGGTCATCCCGATCCTGATGGTCGCCTTCGCCGTGGTCGGGCTGGTCGTCAACCACGACCCGGCCGTCATCAACCAGATCAAGGACAGCATCAACAACTCGGTGCCCTCGGGCCTGCGCAGCCTCGTCCAAGGCATCGTGGACGCCGCGATCGGCGCCGGCAGCGGCATCGGGATCTTCGGCCTGCTCATCGCCCTCTACTCCGGCATCGGCTGGATGGCGAACCTGCGTGACGCGCTCACCGCGCAGTGGGGCCAGGAGAAGCAGCCGCAGCCGTTCGTCAAGCAGACGCTCAAGGACCTCGTCGCGCTGGTCGGGCTGGGTGTCGCGCTCGTCGTCTCGTTCGCGCTGACCGCGATCGGCGGCGGTGTCGGGAACTTCCTGCTCGGGCTCGTCGGGCTGGCGGACGAGACCTGGGCGAAGGTCCTGCTCCGCATCGCGACCATCGTGCTCGGCCTGGCCGCCAACACCCTCGTCTTCCTCTGGGTCATCGCGCGCCTGCCGCGCGAACGTGTCGCGCTACGCAGCGCCGTCAAGGGCGCGGTGTTCGCCTCCATCGGGTTCGTCATCCTGCAGCAGGCCGCCACGTTCTACCTGGCCAGCGTCACGAAGTCGCCGGCGTTCGCGCTGTTCGGCCCGGTCATCGGCCTGCTTGTGTTCGCCAACTTCGTCTCCCGCTTCCTGCTGCTCGTCACGGCGTGGACCGCGACGGCCAAGGAGAACCAGCGCAAGGTCATCGCGCCGCCGGTGCCGGTGCGGCTCGAGCAGAACGTCACCGTGCAGCGCGGGCCAGGCCTCGGCGCCGTCGCGGGCGCGTTCAGCGCGGGTGCGCTGCTCGCGTGGCTGGGTGGTCGTCGCAAGTCTTGACAGCGGCCCGTGCGGTAAAGAAACTGAACCGGTAAGAATTCTGAACCGGAGGTTTCATGCTGGACGCCGCCCGCGAGTGTGCCGCCCTCGCCAAGACGCTCGCGCCGGTCACCGAGCGGAACCGCGCGCTGCCGGCCGAGCTCGTCGCGAAGCTGACCGACGCGCAGCTCCTGCGCAGCGGCGTCCCCGGTTACCTCGGCGGCCCCGAAGCGTCGCCCGCCCTCAGCCTCGAGACGGCGGAGACGGTCGCGCGCGGCGACGCGTCGGCCGGCTGGTGCGTCTCGATCGCCGTGACGAGCAGCCTGCTCTCGGCGTACGCGCCGCGTAAGTGCGCCGAGGAGGTCTTCGGCGACCCTCGAACCGTCGCGGCCGGCGTCTGGGCGCCGCGCGGGGCCGGCAAGAAGACCGACGGCGGTTACGTCGTCTCCGGGCGCTGGCCGTTCTGCAGCGGCATCCCGCACTGCGACTGGCTTTTCGCCGGGTTCGTGCACGAAAGCGAGCTGTACGTGGCGGCGTTGCCGAAGCCCGAGATCGAAGTGCTCGACACCTGGCACACCAACGGCCTGCGCGGCACCGGCAGCCACGACTGCGTGGCCGACGAACTGTTCGTCCCCGAACACCGCGTCTTCTCGGTGCTGGGCGGGCCGCCGGAGGAAGCCGTTGCGCTGCAACGGTTCCCGCTCTTCGGCTACTTCGCGCTGTCCGTCGCCGCGGCCGCGCTGGGCAACGCGCGCGGCGCGATCGACGACCTGGTCGAGCTCGCTTCGACGCGCAAGCCGCTCGGCTCCAGCCGGTCGCTGGCCGAGCGGTCGCAGACCCAGGCCGCCGTCGCGGAGGCCGAAGCCGCCCTGCGCGCGGCGCGGCTGCTCTTCTACACCAGCATCGACGACGCCTGGCAGGCCGCGCAGGGCACCGACCCCGTGTCGGACCAGCTCAAGCTCGGCCTCCGGCTGGCCGCCACGCACACCACGCGCACCGCCGCGAAGGTCGCCGACAGCATGTACGACCTCGCCGGCGGCGCGGCGATCTACGAGACGTCACCGCTGCAGCGCCGGTTCCGCGACGCGCACACGGCCACCGCGCACTTCCAGGTCAACCCGGCCAGTTTCGAGCTGTCCGGCAAGCTGCTGCTGGGCGTCCCGGCCCGCACCGAACAGTTCTGAGGAGCCCCGTGCCCGTCAACGCCCAGTACCGCCTCGCCGCCCGCCCGTCCGGCCTGCCGAAGGACGAGGACTGGCAGTACACCGAGGACGCCGTCCCGTCGCCCGGTGACGGCGAGTTCCTCGTCGAGGTCCGGTACCTCTCGCTGGACCCGGCGATGCGCACCTGGATGAACCCGGGCCGGTCGTACGTGCCGCCGGTCGGGATCGGCGAGGTCATGCGCGCGGCCGGGATCGCGGAGGTCGTCGAATCGAACCACCCCGGGTTCAAGGCCGGGCAGAGTGTGTTCGGCACGTTCGGCGTGCAGAACTTCGCCGTCTCCGACGGCAAGGGCGTCCAGGTCGTCGACACCTCTCTCGCGCCGGCGCCGACGTTCCTCGGGACGCTCGGCATCAGCGGGATCACCGCGTACTTCGGGCTTTTCGACGTCGGCCGCCCGGAGCCGGGCCAGACCGTCGTGGTGTCGGCCGCGGCCGGGTCGGTCGGCATCGTCACCGGCCAGCTCGCGAAGATCCACGGCTGCCGCGTCGTCGGCATCGCCGGCGGGCCGGAGAAGTGCCGCACGCTGGTCGAGGAGTACGGCTTCGACGCCGCCGTCGACCACCGCGCCGGGAACCTCCGCGCGGACCTGAAGGAACACGCGCCCGGCGGGATCGACGTCTTCTTCGACAACGTCGGCGGCGAAGTCCTCGAAGCGGCCCTCGCCCGGCTCGCGCGCGGCGCCCGGATCGTGCTGAGCGGCGCGGTTTCGCAGTACAACAGCACCGAAGGGCCGCGCGGCCCGGCCAACTACATGCAGCTGCTGGTGCAGCGCGCGTCCATGACCGGGTTCGTTTTCTCCGACTACGCCGACCGGTACCCCGAAGCGATCGAAGCGCTGGCCGGGTGGGTGCGCGAAGGCAAGCTGAAGGCGCGCGAAGACGTCGTCACCGGCGGGATCGCGAAGTTCCCGGAGACGCTGCTCAAGCTGTTCCGCGGTGAGAACACCGGCAAGCTGGTGCTGGCGCTGTGACGGATCTCCGGCACCGGTTCGCGGCGGACTCGGTCGGCCGGGCGCTCGACCTGGTCGGCGAGCGGTGGAGCCTGCTGATCCTGCGCGAGTCGTTCTTCGGCGTGCGGCGCTACGGCGAGTTCGCGCGCAACCTGTCGATCCCGCGCCCGACGTTGTCCGCGCGGCTGAAGACGCTGGCCGAGGCGGGCGTGCTGGCGCGTGTCGAAGAAGTGCCGGACCGGCCGGAGTACCACCTGACGCAGGCCGGCCGGGACCTGTTCGGCGCCGTCGTGACGCTCATGCAGTGGGGCGACAAGCACCTCGCCGGGCCGGACGGGCCGCC is a window from the Amycolatopsis sp. NBC_00355 genome containing:
- the yhjD gene encoding inner membrane protein YhjD: MANETVATKEEKEKLLPRLRRKYPWLDHLIRANEAFTERYGNHYAAAITYFSVLSVIPILMVAFAVVGLVVNHDPAVINQIKDSINNSVPSGLRSLVQGIVDAAIGAGSGIGIFGLLIALYSGIGWMANLRDALTAQWGQEKQPQPFVKQTLKDLVALVGLGVALVVSFALTAIGGGVGNFLLGLVGLADETWAKVLLRIATIVLGLAANTLVFLWVIARLPRERVALRSAVKGAVFASIGFVILQQAATFYLASVTKSPAFALFGPVIGLLVFANFVSRFLLLVTAWTATAKENQRKVIAPPVPVRLEQNVTVQRGPGLGAVAGAFSAGALLAWLGGRRKS
- a CDS encoding acyl-CoA dehydrogenase family protein is translated as MLDAARECAALAKTLAPVTERNRALPAELVAKLTDAQLLRSGVPGYLGGPEASPALSLETAETVARGDASAGWCVSIAVTSSLLSAYAPRKCAEEVFGDPRTVAAGVWAPRGAGKKTDGGYVVSGRWPFCSGIPHCDWLFAGFVHESELYVAALPKPEIEVLDTWHTNGLRGTGSHDCVADELFVPEHRVFSVLGGPPEEAVALQRFPLFGYFALSVAAAALGNARGAIDDLVELASTRKPLGSSRSLAERSQTQAAVAEAEAALRAARLLFYTSIDDAWQAAQGTDPVSDQLKLGLRLAATHTTRTAAKVADSMYDLAGGAAIYETSPLQRRFRDAHTATAHFQVNPASFELSGKLLLGVPARTEQF
- a CDS encoding NADP-dependent oxidoreductase, with amino-acid sequence MPVNAQYRLAARPSGLPKDEDWQYTEDAVPSPGDGEFLVEVRYLSLDPAMRTWMNPGRSYVPPVGIGEVMRAAGIAEVVESNHPGFKAGQSVFGTFGVQNFAVSDGKGVQVVDTSLAPAPTFLGTLGISGITAYFGLFDVGRPEPGQTVVVSAAAGSVGIVTGQLAKIHGCRVVGIAGGPEKCRTLVEEYGFDAAVDHRAGNLRADLKEHAPGGIDVFFDNVGGEVLEAALARLARGARIVLSGAVSQYNSTEGPRGPANYMQLLVQRASMTGFVFSDYADRYPEAIEALAGWVREGKLKAREDVVTGGIAKFPETLLKLFRGENTGKLVLAL
- a CDS encoding winged helix-turn-helix transcriptional regulator produces the protein MTDLRHRFAADSVGRALDLVGERWSLLILRESFFGVRRYGEFARNLSIPRPTLSARLKTLAEAGVLARVEEVPDRPEYHLTQAGRDLFGAVVTLMQWGDKHLAGPDGPPILLRHNDCGEIAETYVACGHCGGAIATDKVTPEPGPAFR